Proteins from a genomic interval of Pseudomonadota bacterium:
- a CDS encoding SAM-dependent methyltransferase, with amino-acid sequence MDIPRIFNITESAHRIHNPITPEKLATLGAALRLESGARVLDLG; translated from the coding sequence GTGGACATCCCACGGATATTCAACATCACTGAGAGTGCTCACCGCATCCACAACCCGATCACACCCGAAAAGCTCGCCACTCTCGGCGCGGCGCTGCGTCTGGAATCGGGGGCCCGAGTGCTCGACCTCGGCAG
- a CDS encoding BrnA antitoxin family protein — translation MKKKIPQFKSENEERAFWQTHDSTEYVDWKKAERITLANLKPSAKAISLRLPESMLEELKLLANKRDIPYQSLVKVFLSDRIEQELAAKGHNKSLHRIADKSGSR, via the coding sequence ATGAAGAAGAAGATTCCCCAATTTAAGAGTGAAAACGAAGAGAGGGCTTTTTGGCAAACTCACGATTCCACCGAATACGTTGACTGGAAAAAAGCAGAAAGAATTACCTTGGCCAATCTAAAACCCTCAGCAAAGGCTATTTCCCTGCGTCTTCCGGAGTCCATGCTTGAGGAACTGAAGCTCTTGGCAAATAAGCGCGACATACCCTATCAGTCTTTGGTTAAGGTTTTCCTATCCGACAGGATCGAGCAGGAACTTGCGGCCAAAGGACATAACAAGTCATTGCACCGGATCGCCGATAAATCCGGCTCCCGGTGA
- a CDS encoding BrnT family toxin: MISDILVKCSGFEWDKYNSGKIKTKHGVTPVECEQVFFNIPVIAGNDEKHSETEDRFYVLGQTDSGRLLFMVFTVRKEKIRVISARDMNKKERRVYQTHEEEDSPI, encoded by the coding sequence ATGATATCTGATATTCTTGTTAAGTGTAGCGGGTTCGAATGGGACAAGTACAATTCCGGGAAGATCAAGACAAAGCATGGTGTGACGCCAGTCGAGTGTGAGCAGGTTTTCTTCAACATTCCGGTTATTGCCGGTAATGACGAGAAACACTCGGAAACAGAAGATAGGTTCTACGTGCTTGGGCAAACTGACTCGGGCAGACTGCTGTTTATGGTCTTTACTGTCCGCAAGGAAAAGATCAGAGTGATTTCCGCGAGAGACATGAATAAGAAAGAAAGGAGGGTGTACCAGACCCATGAAGAAGAAGATTCCCCAATTTAA